Part of the Aciduliprofundum boonei T469 genome is shown below.
GATCATCTAATTGATAGGTATGCGGATATGATAATAATAATTGGGATATCTTTAAGTCCATATTCAACCCCACTAATCGGCCTATTTGCATTGTCGGGCGTGTTTATGACCAGCTATGTGGGCACACAAGCACAGGCAGTGGGAGTTGGAAGAATATACGGGGGTATCCTTGGCAGAGCAGATAGATTAGTGATATTGATGCTCCTGCCCATAATACAATTTTTCTGGTGGGGCTACTATTTCTCCATATCCTCTTGGATTTTAATACTATTTGCAGTTCTTGGGCATATAACGGCTATTCAGAGGATTCTCTCTGCCTGGAAATCCATTCCTTCTTAATTTTGTAATAAAGAAGAGGATGGCTCATCCAGTCTTTTTTACA
Proteins encoded:
- a CDS encoding CDP-alcohol phosphatidyltransferase family protein; the encoded protein is MVLNKYRKNVDSLLTSLSKPFMKMHPNTITLISLFISFLAAISYYLTHISSYFLFAFLAFLILASLMDAIDGKVARLRGISSNRGDFLDHLIDRYADMIIIIGISLSPYSTPLIGLFALSGVFMTSYVGTQAQAVGVGRIYGGILGRADRLVILMLLPIIQFFWWGYYFSISSWILILFAVLGHITAIQRILSAWKSIPS